Within Ferroacidibacillus organovorans, the genomic segment TAAGATGGCAAACGGACGATCGTTTTACCTTATTTGCTACGATATTCGAGATCAGAAGCGATGGCGCAAGTGTCACAAACTGCTTAAGGCTTATGGTGCTCCACTCCAGTACTCCATTTTCCAATGTCATCTGAGTAAGACGACCATGTCTAAGTTGCGGTGGGAGTTGTCGGTGATTTTCGCGGAAGAGGATAGTCTGCTCATCGCTCCAATTCACGATGCTGACGTCA encodes:
- the cas2 gene encoding CRISPR-associated endonuclease Cas2, producing the protein MANGRSFYLICYDIRDQKRWRKCHKLLKAYGAPLQYSIFQCHLSKTTMSKLRWELSVIFAEEDSLLIAPIHDADVNRIVQWNVKNIIEKREDRFELF